Proteins encoded in a region of the Syngnathus typhle isolate RoL2023-S1 ecotype Sweden linkage group LG20, RoL_Styp_1.0, whole genome shotgun sequence genome:
- the s100a11 gene encoding protein S100-A11, which yields MESAILTLVSQFKAYAGNDGSASTLSRDEFHQLVKSQLSNFVKTGDPGAVDQLMSSLDQNNDGELTFCEFWQLIGKLASKEGGY from the exons ATGGAATCCGCCATCTTGACTTTGGTCAGCCAGTTCAAGGCGTACGCGGGCAACGACGGGTCTGCTAGCACGCTTAGCCGAGATGAGTTCCACCAACTGGTCAAGTCGCAGCTGTCCAACTTTGTCAAG ACCGGCGACCCGGGCGCAGTGGACCAACTCATGTCGTCTCTGGACCAGAACAACGACGGCGAGCTGACCTTCTGCGAGTTCTGGCAGTTGATCGGGAAGCTAGCCAGCAAGGAAGGCGGCTACTGA